Proteins found in one Micromonospora sp. WMMD1082 genomic segment:
- a CDS encoding beta-L-arabinofuranosidase domain-containing protein has protein sequence MSGTVPMAAPVLPVRGRLRPLGLDAVRGTGGFWAERQSINGTATLDHIAHWLEREGWIGNFDLAARGGLPYGRRGREFSDSEIYKFLEAMAWEIGRTGDARTESRFRATVRRVAAAQEPDGYLNTMFGRPGQAPRWSDLEWGHELYCVGHLLQAAVARARTRPGADDGLLAVACRAADNVCDTFGPDGIDGLCGHPEIETALVELARTCGEDRYLAQAALFVDRRGHGRLSDVEFGREYFQDELPVRQATVLRGHAVRANYLAAGAVDVAVELKDASLLEAVRHQWRNAVTRRTYVTGGQGSRHQDEAFGEDWVLPPDRAYSETCAGVGSVMLAWRLLLADGDPRYADLIERTLFNVVSTSPSADGRSFFYTNTLHRRELGTRPDADRPSLRAAASLRAPWFEVSCCPTNVARTLASLTAYVATVDDEGLQLHQYLPGTVEHRLADGRHLGVTVATDYPHDGTIRVRIDTDDDRPWSLSLRVPGWAARGATVTVDGETRPVGPGTVTEHRRWRRGDEVVLSLPTVPRFTYPDPRIDAVRGCVAVEHGPLVFALESVDVPGVESVDELRVDVSQPPRLVDGRVTVCCRRVRPRDHEWPYLTDAVESAPVVGEALDEVALVPYHAWANRGPSTMRVWLPTVTDQPAPA, from the coding sequence ATGAGCGGCACCGTACCCATGGCCGCGCCTGTCCTGCCGGTCCGTGGCCGGCTCCGGCCGCTCGGGCTGGACGCAGTGCGTGGCACGGGCGGATTCTGGGCCGAGCGTCAGTCGATCAACGGCACGGCGACCCTCGACCACATCGCACACTGGCTGGAGCGGGAGGGCTGGATCGGCAACTTCGACCTCGCCGCGCGGGGCGGCCTCCCGTACGGGCGCCGGGGACGCGAGTTCTCCGACTCGGAGATCTACAAGTTCCTCGAGGCGATGGCGTGGGAGATCGGCCGGACGGGCGACGCGCGGACCGAGTCGCGGTTCCGGGCGACGGTGCGACGGGTCGCCGCGGCACAGGAGCCCGACGGTTACCTCAACACCATGTTCGGTCGCCCCGGTCAGGCGCCCCGCTGGTCCGACCTCGAATGGGGCCACGAACTCTACTGCGTCGGCCACCTCCTGCAAGCCGCGGTCGCCCGCGCCCGGACGCGTCCCGGCGCGGACGACGGGCTGCTCGCAGTGGCCTGCCGGGCGGCCGACAACGTGTGCGACACGTTCGGCCCGGACGGCATCGACGGCCTCTGCGGGCACCCGGAGATCGAGACCGCGCTGGTGGAACTCGCCCGGACCTGCGGCGAGGACCGCTACCTGGCTCAGGCCGCGCTCTTCGTCGACCGGCGCGGTCACGGCCGGCTCAGCGACGTGGAGTTCGGCCGGGAGTACTTCCAGGACGAGCTTCCGGTCCGGCAGGCGACCGTGCTGCGGGGGCACGCGGTGCGGGCGAACTACCTCGCCGCCGGCGCCGTCGACGTCGCCGTCGAACTGAAGGACGCCAGCCTGCTGGAGGCGGTACGCCACCAGTGGCGCAACGCGGTGACGCGGCGCACCTACGTCACCGGCGGGCAGGGCTCCCGCCACCAGGACGAGGCGTTCGGCGAGGACTGGGTGCTGCCCCCGGACCGGGCCTACTCGGAGACCTGCGCCGGTGTCGGCTCGGTGATGCTCGCGTGGCGGCTGCTGCTCGCCGACGGCGATCCCCGCTACGCCGACCTCATCGAGCGGACGCTGTTCAACGTGGTGTCGACCTCGCCGTCGGCGGACGGGCGGAGCTTCTTCTACACCAACACGCTGCACCGCCGGGAGCTGGGCACCCGCCCCGACGCCGACCGGCCCAGCCTGCGCGCGGCGGCCTCGCTGCGGGCGCCCTGGTTCGAGGTGTCGTGCTGCCCGACCAACGTCGCCCGCACCCTGGCCAGCCTGACCGCGTACGTCGCCACGGTCGACGACGAGGGCCTCCAACTCCACCAGTACCTGCCCGGCACCGTCGAGCACCGCCTCGCCGACGGGCGTCACCTGGGGGTGACCGTCGCGACCGACTACCCGCACGACGGGACCATCCGGGTGCGGATCGACACCGACGACGACCGTCCCTGGTCGCTGTCGCTGCGGGTGCCCGGTTGGGCGGCCCGGGGTGCGACGGTGACCGTCGACGGGGAGACCCGGCCGGTCGGCCCCGGCACCGTCACCGAGCACCGGAGGTGGCGGCGCGGCGACGAGGTCGTGCTGTCCCTGCCGACGGTGCCCCGCTTCACCTACCCGGATCCGCGCATCGACGCCGTCCGTGGCTGCGTGGCGGTGGAACACGGCCCGCTCGTGTTCGCCCTGGAGTCCGTCGACGTGCCGGGCGTCGAGTCCGTCGACGAGCTGCGCGTGGACGTCAGCCAGCCGCCCCGCCTGGTCGACGGCCGGGTCACCGTGTGCTGCCGGCGCGTACGCCCGCGAGACCACGAATGGCCCTACCTGACCGACGCGGTCGAGTCGGCGCCGGTGGTCGGCGAAGCGCTCGACGAGGTGGCGCTCGTGCCGTACCACGCCTGGGCCAACCGTGGCCCCTCGACCATGCGCGTCTGGCTCCCCACGGTCACCGACCAGCCGGCACCGGCCTGA
- a CDS encoding carbohydrate ABC transporter permease encodes MVVVSRSSSTAAGGTPLPIRTPPARPTRPTGVTIAGIALRTPYWVFTGAVGLIFLAPLVWTAVASVAPQAGTNQVDGWGLGNYQTLANYQAGVWRYLANSTFVSLLAVALTLLISLLGGYAFARFRFPGRNILFLVTLAILMVPYATLLIPLYVLLNQVGLQNSLVGVALVLTMFQLPFSTFLMRISFEAVPRELDEAALVDGCSSFGALWRVLLPAVKPGLITVGLFAFLAAWNDFMAPLILINDTERMTLPLAVSNLRGQVQGVVDYGATEAGVVVLALPCIVLFLLLQRHYVRGFMSGALKG; translated from the coding sequence ATGGTCGTCGTGTCCAGATCCAGTTCGACCGCCGCCGGCGGAACACCTCTGCCCATCCGCACGCCGCCGGCCCGGCCGACCAGGCCCACCGGCGTCACCATCGCCGGCATCGCGCTGCGCACGCCGTACTGGGTGTTCACCGGGGCGGTGGGGCTCATCTTCCTGGCTCCGCTGGTCTGGACGGCGGTCGCCTCGGTCGCCCCGCAGGCCGGCACGAACCAGGTGGACGGCTGGGGGCTCGGCAACTACCAGACACTGGCCAACTACCAGGCCGGCGTCTGGCGCTACCTGGCGAACTCCACGTTCGTCTCGCTGCTCGCGGTCGCCCTGACGCTGCTGATCTCCCTCCTCGGCGGCTACGCGTTCGCGCGGTTCCGTTTCCCGGGAAGGAACATCCTGTTCCTCGTCACGCTCGCCATCCTCATGGTCCCGTACGCGACGTTGCTGATCCCGCTCTACGTGTTGCTCAACCAGGTCGGGCTACAGAACTCCCTGGTCGGTGTCGCCCTCGTGCTCACCATGTTCCAGCTGCCGTTCTCCACCTTCCTGATGCGCATCTCCTTCGAGGCGGTGCCCCGTGAACTCGACGAGGCCGCGTTGGTCGACGGATGCTCGTCGTTCGGCGCCCTCTGGCGCGTGCTGTTGCCGGCGGTGAAGCCCGGTCTGATCACCGTCGGGCTGTTCGCGTTCCTCGCCGCGTGGAACGACTTCATGGCGCCGCTGATTCTCATCAACGACACCGAGCGCATGACCCTTCCGCTCGCGGTGTCCAACCTGCGCGGCCAGGTCCAAGGTGTCGTCGACTACGGGGCGACCGAAGCGGGCGTCGTCGTTCTCGCCCTCCCGTGCATCGTCCTGTTCCTGCTGCTCCAACGACACTACGTGCGCGGCTTCATGTCCGGCGCGCTGAAGGGATGA
- a CDS encoding sugar ABC transporter permease gives MSVTAPSRPPSAAPRGRARPRGRQALLGWLYATPTAVFVVALFAIPLLLVVKMSVSRWPLLAGDQGINAPDNFVKAIDHRFFTDSVVFTVKYTVLATVLLLVLGLGLALLVQESSRWNNLMRASFLIPSALGLASASLLFYVLYSPYASPLAPVMDQLGITFLGSPNAALFSTTFLIVWRYAGFYMVLMLVGLQGIPADVYEAARSDGATRWQTFRKITLPLLRPTLALTTVLCVTGSLLAFEQFYILTKGGPDNSTITVVQLIYMVAFQGQNDLGVAAALSVIVLLALILINALQLRAFRSEES, from the coding sequence ATGAGCGTCACCGCACCGTCCCGCCCGCCCAGTGCGGCGCCGCGGGGCCGCGCGCGCCCCCGCGGCCGGCAGGCCCTGCTCGGCTGGCTCTACGCGACACCGACCGCGGTGTTCGTCGTCGCGCTCTTCGCGATCCCACTGCTGTTGGTCGTCAAGATGTCGGTGTCGAGGTGGCCGCTGCTCGCCGGTGACCAGGGGATCAACGCCCCCGACAACTTCGTCAAGGCGATCGACCACCGGTTCTTCACCGACTCCGTCGTGTTCACCGTCAAGTACACCGTGCTCGCGACCGTACTGCTGCTGGTGCTCGGGTTGGGCCTGGCCCTGCTCGTGCAGGAGTCGAGCCGGTGGAACAACCTCATGCGGGCCTCGTTCCTGATCCCCAGCGCCCTCGGCCTGGCCTCGGCGTCCCTGCTGTTCTACGTGCTCTACTCGCCGTACGCGAGCCCGCTGGCACCCGTGATGGACCAGCTGGGCATCACCTTCCTCGGTTCCCCGAACGCGGCGCTCTTCTCGACCACCTTCCTCATCGTGTGGCGCTACGCCGGCTTCTACATGGTGCTCATGCTGGTCGGCCTGCAGGGCATACCGGCGGACGTGTACGAGGCCGCCCGCTCGGACGGCGCCACCCGGTGGCAGACCTTCCGGAAGATCACCCTGCCGCTGCTGCGCCCGACGCTGGCGCTGACGACCGTGCTCTGCGTGACCGGCTCCCTGCTCGCCTTCGAGCAGTTCTACATCCTCACCAAGGGTGGTCCGGACAACAGCACGATCACCGTCGTCCAGCTCATCTACATGGTGGCGTTCCAGGGGCAGAACGACCTCGGCGTGGCGGCCGCCCTCTCCGTGATCGTCCTGCTGGCCCTGATCCTGATCAACGCGCTGCAACTGCGCGCCTTCCGGTCCGAGGAGAGCTGA
- a CDS encoding sugar ABC transporter substrate-binding protein, which produces MRRTLGRRAALRSLAGILVAALTVGVAACGSDDPSGPSAAEAGPDGIDDGSELTLWTRAPLEKQAKLLVDAYNASHQNTVKLTVVPNDDYVAKVGAAAGANGLPDLFAADIVYVPNWVNQGLFQDLSTNINGLDFKDSINKGHLSAGTVDGKEHVLPFVLDLSMLFWNKQLFSDAGLDPEKAPANLQEYAAAAKAVQALNRDGVYGTAAGLNCGGCLVFTWFPAIWAGGGQVLSEDGTESKLADDTAQQVYRTWQDLWRSGAVLPSSAGETGPTWTAGFTEGNVGLMFYPATLLSSTPFDAGVAGIPGPTGGASTFVGGDGIGVSKDSTKAAQAWNFLSWMMSEQAQVEVLAKNKDVVSRADLANNRYAAEDPRLVTINEVAGQGDTPVALNFQQAFNAPNSPWLTLVRNQVLNDGGDVQKDNGEITAVLQQ; this is translated from the coding sequence ATGAGGAGAACCCTGGGCAGACGCGCTGCCCTGCGGTCGCTGGCCGGCATCCTCGTCGCGGCGCTGACCGTCGGCGTGGCGGCGTGTGGCAGCGACGATCCGAGCGGCCCGAGCGCGGCGGAGGCCGGACCCGACGGCATCGACGACGGCAGCGAGCTGACCCTGTGGACCCGCGCCCCACTCGAGAAGCAGGCGAAGCTGCTCGTCGACGCCTACAACGCCAGCCACCAGAACACGGTCAAGCTGACCGTCGTGCCCAACGACGACTACGTCGCGAAGGTCGGTGCGGCAGCCGGCGCGAACGGCCTGCCGGACCTCTTCGCCGCGGACATCGTCTACGTGCCGAACTGGGTGAACCAGGGGCTGTTCCAGGACCTCAGCACCAACATCAACGGGCTCGACTTCAAGGACTCCATCAACAAGGGGCACCTCTCGGCCGGCACCGTCGACGGCAAGGAGCACGTCCTGCCCTTCGTGCTCGACCTGTCGATGCTCTTCTGGAACAAGCAGCTCTTCAGCGACGCCGGGCTGGACCCGGAGAAGGCCCCGGCGAACCTCCAGGAGTACGCCGCCGCCGCCAAGGCGGTGCAGGCCCTGAACCGGGACGGCGTCTACGGCACCGCGGCCGGACTGAACTGCGGCGGTTGCCTGGTCTTCACCTGGTTCCCCGCCATCTGGGCCGGCGGCGGGCAGGTGCTCAGCGAGGACGGCACCGAGTCCAAGCTCGCCGACGACACCGCCCAGCAGGTCTACCGCACCTGGCAGGACCTGTGGCGCTCCGGCGCGGTGCTGCCCTCGTCGGCGGGCGAGACCGGTCCGACCTGGACCGCCGGCTTCACCGAGGGCAACGTCGGCCTGATGTTCTATCCGGCGACGCTGCTCTCCTCGACCCCGTTCGACGCCGGTGTCGCCGGCATCCCCGGCCCCACCGGAGGCGCCTCCACCTTCGTCGGTGGCGACGGCATCGGTGTCTCGAAGGACTCCACGAAGGCGGCGCAGGCCTGGAACTTCCTGAGCTGGATGATGTCCGAGCAGGCCCAGGTCGAGGTGCTGGCGAAGAACAAGGACGTGGTGTCGCGCGCCGACCTGGCGAACAACCGGTACGCCGCCGAGGACCCACGGCTGGTCACCATCAACGAGGTGGCCGGCCAGGGTGACACACCCGTCGCACTGAACTTCCAGCAGGCGTTCAACGCGCCGAACAGCCCGTGGCTCACGCTCGTCCGCAACCAGGTGCTGAACGACGGCGGTGACGTGCAGAAGGACAACGGCGAGATCACCGCCGTGCTCCAGCAGTAG
- a CDS encoding discoidin domain-containing protein → MSGRQPLRASLAALVTTTLVAGSLAVTTGGPAHAAQTIGYPTFSGPAVPAPPVGYSTGNTMQAIYDAESAGTDFWLDRLLARPGNDPAGTWLMTRGRGLFMYTHNPSVIGFGGNTAYWDNISSQNAYAITASTGSLTEQVAQRWQAPSHWRGVHTGGGLRIDVTKFITHHNVAVTNLTVTNTGTASSTVQLRVTSPYATSGSGGELTGTRQVKNNLTTIRPRLSGDGFTVSSGGLNRSVTLGAGQSVTTKVQLGFVTDEIPESLTEYTSYRNATPPNAFATHVREYHRWWAENVPYIDVPDPAIKKNIYYRWWLMRFNHLDADIPGQDFQFPTSIEGVTGYNNAIVLTQPMHVDDLKYLRNPIYSYGPWLSVGQSSANGRFMDNPGDPENWSNSYTQYLSEAAWRAYQLHGGQPAMLHNFARYAEMDVKGQLAAYDTNNNGVIEYNWGAMTGNDADAVSFHWRSGNLDRAEGAYLYSNALAAAQAYTVLGNTAKATEMQTLANRVRDGIVNVLWNPSRRLLEHRHVATNTHVPWKEINNYYPYSVGLMPNTATYREALRLFDDPAEYPIFPFYTANQRDKAAAAAAGNPGSNNFSTINSTVQFRLYSSVLRNYPNQWMTAEHYRKLLYWNAWAQYVNGNTQWPDANEFWSNWNGSSITYRSWIHHNILGSSNWTVVEDVAGLRPRNDNTIELWPIDIGWSHFAVNNLRYRNANLSVVWDDPADGVTRYPGVPQGYSVYLNGNRVVTVDRLTRVQYNPATGAVTLPAGGTTTFSAAFSGLQLPQNVNHTSARMVDMFAKAGVDLTSTTPNLAQGASASASYTASGTSTAAAVDGFPTNAPIWGSSGSPNAIDWYEVNLGQSRTVDDAWLFFRDDRAGNRYRAPASYTVQYWNGSAWVNAANQVRTPATPRANHNRVRFTPVSTQRLRVQMPHASGFRTGLTEVKLYGRGGTPPPSGNLAGSATPSASYTSPWETVAALNDGIDPPSSNDTVNPRWGTWPNAGQQWAELTWPAAQTLRAAEVYFFDDNGGVRLPASWRLQYWTGTGYADVPGASGYPIAINQYNRVTFPAVSTSRLRVVLQAGTASVGLLEVRASG, encoded by the coding sequence ATGAGCGGACGACAGCCCCTGCGCGCGAGCCTGGCCGCGCTCGTCACGACGACCCTGGTGGCGGGCAGCCTGGCCGTCACCACCGGCGGGCCGGCCCATGCGGCCCAGACCATCGGCTACCCCACCTTCTCCGGACCGGCCGTCCCGGCGCCGCCGGTCGGCTACTCGACCGGCAACACCATGCAGGCCATCTACGACGCCGAGAGCGCCGGCACCGACTTCTGGCTGGACCGGCTGCTCGCCCGGCCCGGCAACGACCCGGCCGGCACCTGGCTGATGACGCGGGGTCGTGGCCTGTTCATGTACACCCACAACCCGTCGGTGATCGGGTTCGGCGGCAACACCGCCTACTGGGACAACATCAGCAGCCAGAACGCCTACGCCATCACGGCCAGCACCGGCAGCCTCACCGAGCAGGTGGCCCAGCGGTGGCAGGCGCCCAGCCACTGGCGGGGCGTGCACACCGGCGGCGGGCTGCGGATCGACGTCACCAAGTTCATCACCCACCACAACGTCGCGGTGACCAACCTGACCGTGACCAACACCGGCACGGCGAGCAGCACCGTACAGCTGCGGGTCACCTCGCCGTACGCCACCTCGGGCAGCGGCGGCGAGCTGACCGGCACCCGCCAGGTGAAGAACAACCTGACCACCATCCGGCCCCGGCTCTCCGGCGACGGGTTCACCGTCAGCAGCGGTGGACTGAACCGTTCGGTCACTCTCGGCGCCGGCCAGAGCGTGACGACCAAGGTGCAGCTGGGCTTCGTCACCGACGAGATCCCCGAGTCGCTGACCGAGTACACCAGCTACCGCAACGCCACCCCGCCGAACGCGTTCGCCACCCACGTGCGGGAGTACCACCGCTGGTGGGCGGAGAACGTGCCGTACATCGACGTCCCGGACCCGGCGATCAAGAAGAACATCTACTACCGCTGGTGGCTGATGCGCTTCAACCACCTCGACGCCGACATCCCCGGCCAGGACTTCCAGTTCCCCACCTCGATCGAGGGAGTCACCGGGTACAACAACGCGATCGTGCTGACCCAACCCATGCACGTGGACGACCTGAAGTACCTGCGCAACCCGATCTACTCGTACGGGCCGTGGCTGTCGGTCGGGCAGTCGTCGGCCAACGGCCGGTTCATGGACAACCCCGGCGACCCGGAGAACTGGTCCAACAGCTACACCCAGTACCTCTCCGAGGCCGCCTGGCGGGCGTACCAGCTGCACGGCGGTCAGCCGGCGATGCTGCACAACTTCGCCCGGTACGCCGAGATGGACGTCAAGGGTCAGCTCGCCGCCTACGACACCAACAACAACGGGGTGATCGAGTACAACTGGGGCGCGATGACCGGCAACGACGCCGACGCGGTGTCGTTCCACTGGCGCTCCGGCAACCTCGACCGCGCCGAGGGGGCCTACCTCTACAGCAACGCCCTGGCCGCCGCGCAGGCGTACACCGTGCTGGGCAACACGGCCAAGGCCACCGAGATGCAGACCCTGGCCAACCGGGTCCGCGACGGCATCGTCAACGTGCTGTGGAACCCGAGCCGGCGGCTGCTGGAGCACCGGCACGTGGCCACCAACACCCACGTGCCATGGAAGGAGATCAACAACTACTACCCGTACTCCGTCGGGTTGATGCCGAACACCGCGACCTACCGCGAGGCCCTGCGGCTCTTCGACGACCCGGCCGAGTATCCGATCTTCCCCTTCTACACCGCCAACCAGCGGGACAAGGCGGCGGCGGCTGCGGCCGGCAACCCTGGCAGCAACAACTTCTCGACCATCAACTCCACCGTGCAGTTCCGGCTCTACTCGTCGGTGCTGCGCAACTACCCGAACCAGTGGATGACGGCCGAGCACTACCGGAAGCTGCTCTACTGGAACGCCTGGGCCCAGTACGTCAACGGCAACACCCAGTGGCCGGACGCCAACGAGTTCTGGTCCAACTGGAACGGCTCGTCGATCACCTACCGCTCCTGGATCCACCACAACATCCTGGGCAGCAGCAACTGGACGGTGGTCGAGGACGTGGCCGGGCTGCGGCCGCGCAACGACAACACCATCGAGCTGTGGCCGATCGACATCGGCTGGTCGCACTTCGCGGTCAACAACCTGCGCTACCGCAACGCGAACCTCAGCGTCGTCTGGGACGACCCGGCCGACGGGGTGACCCGCTACCCGGGAGTCCCGCAGGGCTACTCCGTCTACCTCAACGGCAACCGGGTGGTCACCGTCGACCGGCTGACCCGGGTGCAGTACAACCCGGCCACCGGCGCGGTCACCCTGCCGGCCGGCGGCACGACCACCTTCAGCGCGGCGTTCTCCGGCCTGCAACTGCCGCAGAACGTCAACCACACCTCGGCGCGGATGGTGGACATGTTCGCCAAGGCGGGCGTCGACCTGACCTCGACCACGCCGAACCTGGCCCAGGGCGCGTCGGCGTCGGCGTCGTACACCGCCTCCGGCACGTCCACCGCGGCGGCCGTGGACGGCTTCCCCACCAACGCGCCGATCTGGGGCAGCTCCGGGTCGCCGAACGCGATCGACTGGTACGAGGTCAACCTCGGCCAGTCCCGGACGGTCGACGACGCGTGGCTGTTCTTCCGCGACGACCGTGCCGGTAACCGGTACCGGGCACCGGCGTCCTACACCGTCCAGTACTGGAACGGCAGCGCCTGGGTCAACGCCGCGAATCAGGTGCGGACCCCGGCGACGCCCCGGGCCAACCACAACCGGGTGCGGTTCACCCCGGTCAGCACCCAGCGGCTCCGGGTGCAGATGCCCCACGCCTCCGGATTCCGCACCGGCCTCACCGAGGTCAAGCTCTACGGTCGGGGCGGCACCCCGCCGCCGTCCGGGAACCTGGCCGGCTCGGCGACACCCTCGGCGTCGTACACCTCGCCGTGGGAGACGGTGGCGGCGCTCAACGACGGGATCGACCCGCCGTCGTCGAACGACACCGTCAATCCGCGGTGGGGGACCTGGCCGAACGCCGGGCAGCAGTGGGCGGAGCTGACCTGGCCGGCGGCGCAGACCCTGCGCGCGGCGGAGGTGTACTTCTTCGACGACAACGGCGGGGTGCGGTTGCCGGCGTCGTGGCGGTTGCAGTACTGGACCGGCACCGGGTACGCCGACGTGCCCGGGGCCAGCGGCTATCCGATCGCGATCAACCAGTACAACCGGGTCACCTTCCCGGCCGTGAGCACGTCCCGCCTGCGGGTGGTGTTGCAGGCGGGCACCGCCTCGGTGGGGCTGCTGGAGGTCAGAGCCAGCGGTTGA
- a CDS encoding family 43 glycosylhydrolase produces the protein MRRRPVVRVLAAGCAATLAASLALAPPASAANPIITTIYTADPAPLVVGNTMYIYAGRDEAPAGTNNFVMREWHVLSSTDAANWTHHGARANIGTFGWAGADAWASEVEHRNGRYYWYTSVNGNGPGWMNIGVAVADSPLGPFTDAKGGPLISDSTPNSAPLNIDPTVFVDDDGQAYLYWGGYWGARAVRLASNMIDTVGPVVTPQGLTHFWEAPFMFKRNGLYYMIYAANDTQGCVTSSSYACQRYATATNPMGPWTHRGVVLGQVSSTTNHAGVAQLNGQWYMVYHNANAPGGGNFRRSVAVDRMYFNADGTIVPVVQTSTGPPPNPGGGGSQPPAGTNLAPSATAYTSYVSAWESLAAINNGGVPASSADRSHLAYGNWPQQGTQWIEYRWPTTRSINRTATYWFDDDQGIDLPASCQVQYWNGSAYLPVPGQSTCGVAGNTYNVTTFSPVSTTRLRLSITSRSGYSTGVLEWMALQS, from the coding sequence ATGCGACGACGCCCCGTTGTCCGCGTCCTGGCCGCCGGGTGTGCCGCGACGCTGGCCGCGAGCCTGGCCCTCGCACCGCCCGCCTCGGCCGCCAACCCGATCATCACCACCATCTACACCGCCGACCCCGCCCCCCTCGTGGTGGGCAACACGATGTACATCTACGCCGGCCGCGACGAGGCACCGGCGGGCACCAACAACTTCGTCATGCGCGAGTGGCACGTGCTCTCCTCCACCGACGCGGCGAACTGGACCCACCACGGCGCCCGGGCGAACATCGGCACGTTCGGCTGGGCCGGCGCGGACGCCTGGGCCAGCGAGGTCGAACACCGCAACGGCCGCTACTACTGGTACACCTCGGTCAACGGCAACGGGCCCGGCTGGATGAACATCGGCGTCGCCGTCGCCGACAGCCCGCTCGGCCCGTTCACCGACGCCAAGGGCGGCCCGCTGATCAGCGACAGCACGCCGAACTCCGCGCCGCTGAACATCGACCCGACCGTCTTCGTCGACGACGACGGTCAGGCGTACCTGTACTGGGGCGGCTACTGGGGGGCGCGGGCGGTCCGGCTGGCCAGCAACATGATCGACACGGTGGGCCCGGTGGTCACCCCGCAGGGGCTGACCCACTTCTGGGAGGCACCGTTCATGTTCAAGCGCAACGGCCTCTACTACATGATCTACGCGGCCAACGACACCCAGGGCTGCGTCACCTCGTCGAGCTACGCCTGCCAGCGCTACGCCACCGCCACCAACCCGATGGGGCCGTGGACCCACCGGGGCGTCGTGCTCGGCCAGGTCTCCTCGACCACCAACCACGCCGGAGTCGCCCAGCTCAACGGCCAGTGGTACATGGTGTACCACAACGCCAACGCCCCGGGCGGCGGTAACTTCCGCCGCTCCGTCGCGGTGGACCGGATGTACTTCAACGCCGACGGCACCATCGTGCCGGTGGTGCAGACCAGCACCGGCCCGCCGCCCAACCCCGGCGGCGGTGGCAGCCAGCCGCCGGCCGGCACCAACCTCGCGCCGAGCGCGACCGCGTACACCTCGTACGTGTCGGCCTGGGAGAGCCTCGCCGCGATCAACAACGGTGGCGTGCCGGCCAGTTCCGCCGACCGCTCCCACCTGGCCTACGGCAACTGGCCGCAGCAGGGCACCCAGTGGATCGAGTACCGCTGGCCCACCACCCGCAGCATCAACCGCACCGCCACCTACTGGTTCGACGACGACCAGGGCATCGACCTGCCCGCCTCCTGCCAGGTGCAGTACTGGAACGGCAGTGCGTACCTGCCGGTGCCGGGCCAGTCGACCTGCGGCGTGGCCGGCAACACCTACAACGTCACCACGTTCAGCCCGGTCAGCACGACCCGGCTGCGGCTGAGCATCACCTCCCGTAGCGGCTACTCCACCGGAGTCCTGGAATGGATGGCGTTGCAGTCATGA
- a CDS encoding LacI family DNA-binding transcriptional regulator, which produces MGRRRSQYVTLSDVANRAGVSVATASKALNSRAEVAPATRERVLKAAAELSFQPNVLARGLISGRTRTVGLLTDELGGRFAIPILLGAENALGNGQMSVLLCDARGDAIRRQHYIRTLLARQVDGFIVVGDSNDLRPSLTRDIPVPVVYAYAESTDPRDLSIVADDEGGARLAAEHLVSHGRHRIGHITGPDTYRAARDRVAGLRTVLAEAGLSPAGDPLYGEWSQRWGRHAARLLLAARPDVDAIFCGNDQVAAGVADTLRGLGRRVPDDVAIVGYDNWELFAADCRPPLTTVDLNLEQLGAAAVNHLFAALDGNAGSGVIRQPGRLVVRESTGPARST; this is translated from the coding sequence GTGGGCCGACGACGATCCCAGTACGTGACGCTGAGCGACGTGGCGAACCGCGCCGGTGTCTCCGTGGCCACCGCCTCCAAGGCGTTGAACAGCCGGGCCGAGGTCGCCCCGGCCACCCGGGAGCGGGTCCTGAAGGCCGCCGCCGAACTCTCCTTCCAGCCCAACGTGCTGGCGCGCGGCCTGATCTCCGGGCGTACCCGCACGGTCGGGCTGCTCACCGACGAACTCGGCGGCCGGTTCGCCATACCGATCCTGCTCGGCGCCGAGAACGCCCTCGGCAACGGCCAGATGTCCGTGCTGCTCTGCGACGCCCGTGGCGACGCCATCCGCCGCCAGCACTACATCCGTACCCTGCTGGCCCGACAGGTCGACGGGTTCATCGTGGTCGGCGACAGCAACGACCTGCGCCCGTCGCTGACCCGGGACATCCCGGTCCCGGTGGTCTACGCCTACGCCGAGTCGACCGACCCGCGCGACCTGTCGATCGTCGCCGACGACGAGGGCGGTGCGCGGCTCGCCGCCGAACACCTGGTGTCGCACGGCCGACACCGGATCGGGCACATCACCGGGCCGGACACCTACCGCGCGGCACGGGACCGGGTGGCCGGACTACGGACGGTGCTCGCCGAGGCCGGGCTCAGTCCGGCCGGAGATCCGCTCTACGGCGAGTGGTCGCAACGCTGGGGTCGGCACGCCGCCCGGCTGCTGCTGGCCGCCCGACCGGACGTGGACGCGATCTTCTGCGGCAACGACCAGGTCGCCGCCGGCGTCGCCGACACCCTGCGTGGCCTCGGCCGGCGAGTTCCCGACGACGTGGCGATCGTCGGCTACGACAACTGGGAGCTCTTCGCCGCCGACTGCCGCCCGCCGCTGACCACCGTGGACCTCAACCTCGAACAGCTCGGTGCCGCCGCGGTCAACCATCTCTTCGCCGCGCTGGACGGCAACGCCGGCTCCGGTGTCATCCGGCAGCCCGGCCGCCTCGTGGTACGCGAGTCCACCGGACCCGCGCGGTCCACCTGA